CTGGTCTTCTTCGTCGACGTAGAAGCGGCGGTTTTCGTAGACGGCCCATCCCGAGAGACGGCCGCTCTTTCCCTTGAAGGGAATGTCGATCGCCCCACCCTGCGGATCGTAGGTATACTCGCCGTAAAACTGGATCTGGCGTCCGACGGCGAGATTCATGGTGGCGCTGCCCTGGATGTGGTAGTTGAAGGTGAACTCGGTCTGCCCATCGCGCGAGCGAAGGCGGCATTTCTGCGTACCCGTCGCGATCGGGTCGGGCGGAATGAGGGCGGAGATCATGCCGGCGTCTCGAACGACCACCTTGGGAATCTTCTGTTGAAAGGCGTCGCTCACGGTTGCATCCTGCCCCATATAGTTGGCGAACACGAAAATGGCCAGAACGACCAAGGGAATCGTCACCAGAATGGCTTTATCCTGCCAGGTAAGATCCGGGATCTGCTTCGACACAGGTCTGAGTCCTCCGGAAAAGGGAATGCGGCCCGGACATTCCGTGCCGGACCGACGTCACGATACCACAGACTCCTCCGACACGAAAAGCACCCGGTATGATTTTGGGTTAGGCGATTTTAAACTTGATGATGCCCTCGATCTTGGACACACTCCCGATGATCCTGTCCAGATCTTGTTCATACAGGACTTTCGTGATCGTTTCGATCTCGATTTCGTTGTTCTGTACGTCCTTCGAGAAGCTGATCGATTTGATCGAGATGTTGAACGTCGCGAGAAGTTCCTTGATCTCCTGGATGAAGCGCGGCCGGTCGATGCCCTTTATCTGGATGGTTCTCGTCGCGCTTCCCTGAAGATAGAACTTCTCGAACATATCGAGCGCGATAAGAACGAACAGGACCAGAACCGTCGCGACGACGCCGATATTCGTATAGCCGGCTCCGACAGCCAGCCCGATGATCGCCGTTGTCCACAGGCTTGCGGCGGTTGTAAGCCCTTTGACGCCGCTTCCGTATCGGAAAATAGCGCCGGCGCCGAGGAAGCCGATGCCGGAAATGACCTGCGCAGCCAGTCGTTCCGGATCCCCGTTGGTTGCCACGGTGTGAAACTGGATTGCCAGATTGATCGAGATGCACATCGCGATCGAGGAGCCGACGGCGAGAATTATGTGCGTTCTGAGACCGGCAGGCTGGCTGTGCTTTTCACGTTCGAGGCCGATGAGACCACCCATGAAAGCGGAGAAGAGCAATCGGAAAATAATATCGTATTCAGTCAGCATGATGTTCCCTCATTTTCTGGATATTCCGCCGATGATACTCCTCCTCACGCAAAACGCAAAAAGAAATCCAGCGCCGTTTCACAACGCTTCCAGATCATCCGTCGCTGCCTCCCAGCTGCTCGCACACAGGCTGAGCCGGGATTCCGATGTCCAAACCGGCGTTGTGGTAAAATAGGCGAAAGAGATCCTCCCGACAGTTCGGGAGACAGAGAGGACAGATGCAAGAGACGGTCGACCGTGAAAACGATCGAACGGGGCGTGTGACCGCCGTTCGCGGCTCCGTCGTCGATGCCCGGTTCG
The genomic region above belongs to Candidatus Ozemobacteraceae bacterium and contains:
- a CDS encoding DUF3465 domain-containing protein; translated protein: MSKQIPDLTWQDKAILVTIPLVVLAIFVFANYMGQDATVSDAFQQKIPKVVVRDAGMISALIPPDPIATGTQKCRLRSRDGQTEFTFNYHIQGSATMNLAVGRQIQFYGEYTYDPQGGAIDIPFKGKSGRLSGWAVYENRRFYVDEEDQPL
- a CDS encoding MgtC/SapB family protein, with the translated sequence MLTEYDIIFRLLFSAFMGGLIGLEREKHSQPAGLRTHIILAVGSSIAMCISINLAIQFHTVATNGDPERLAAQVISGIGFLGAGAIFRYGSGVKGLTTAASLWTTAIIGLAVGAGYTNIGVVATVLVLFVLIALDMFEKFYLQGSATRTIQIKGIDRPRFIQEIKELLATFNISIKSISFSKDVQNNEIEIETITKVLYEQDLDRIIGSVSKIEGIIKFKIA